One genomic segment of Acidobacteriota bacterium includes these proteins:
- a CDS encoding diguanylate phosphodiesterase, with the protein MPRLIQLIYCSAARKRFGPEELVRILDQARLNNARCGVTGMLLYADGSFFQVLEGEEATVDALFESISRDDRHGGVTLIIREPVARRSFGDWTMGYAEPTAQDMDAIVGTNDFFSRGESFEALGPGRARKLLEAFRHGRWRTSLSDTAAPAPTPVGAVPKPRDGSPPAPGSAWPGHTFAFQPIVNTATGAIFSYEALIRGKGNESAACVLNKVDPARAPAFHERIRVDAVELAARLGLSTRLNINFLPSSLSTSPTAITSVLEAAERCGLRPDQIVLEILESEIIHDIGGFTAAVNVHRHSGLVFALDDFGAGHAGLNLLADFQPDLVKLDMHLVRGIESRGPRQAIVRGIARTCADLGIEIIAEGVETVAEHAWLRSEGIELFQGMLFAGPAFEELPAAFHLPGKQAPGPGPCR; encoded by the coding sequence ATGCCGAGACTGATCCAGTTGATCTACTGCAGCGCCGCCCGGAAGCGGTTCGGCCCGGAGGAACTGGTGCGGATCCTCGACCAGGCCCGGCTCAACAACGCCCGCTGCGGCGTCACCGGCATGCTCCTGTACGCCGACGGGAGCTTCTTCCAGGTCCTCGAGGGCGAGGAGGCCACCGTCGACGCCCTCTTCGAGAGCATCTCCCGCGACGACCGCCACGGCGGCGTCACCCTCATCATCCGGGAGCCCGTCGCCCGCCGGTCCTTCGGCGACTGGACCATGGGCTACGCCGAGCCCACGGCACAGGACATGGACGCCATCGTGGGGACGAACGACTTCTTCAGCCGGGGGGAATCCTTCGAGGCGCTCGGCCCGGGCCGCGCACGGAAACTTCTGGAGGCCTTCCGCCACGGACGCTGGCGGACGTCCCTCAGCGACACCGCCGCCCCGGCGCCCACGCCCGTCGGGGCCGTTCCCAAGCCCCGGGACGGCAGCCCGCCGGCGCCCGGCTCCGCCTGGCCCGGGCACACTTTCGCCTTCCAGCCCATCGTCAACACCGCGACGGGAGCCATTTTCTCGTACGAGGCCCTGATCCGCGGCAAGGGCAACGAGTCCGCCGCCTGCGTCCTCAACAAGGTGGACCCCGCCCGGGCGCCGGCCTTCCACGAGCGGATCCGCGTCGATGCCGTCGAGCTGGCGGCCCGCCTGGGACTCTCCACCCGGCTCAACATCAACTTCCTGCCGTCGAGCCTGAGCACCTCCCCCACGGCCATCACCTCCGTCCTGGAGGCCGCGGAGCGCTGCGGCTTGAGACCGGATCAGATCGTCCTGGAGATCCTGGAGAGCGAGATCATTCACGACATCGGCGGCTTTACCGCCGCCGTCAACGTGCACCGCCACTCCGGGCTGGTCTTCGCCCTCGACGACTTCGGGGCCGGGCACGCCGGCCTGAATTTGCTGGCCGATTTCCAGCCCGACCTGGTCAAGCTCGACATGCACCTGGTCCGGGGCATCGAGAGCCGGGGGCCCCGCCAGGCCATCGTCCGCGGCATCGCCCGCACCTGCGCCGACCTCGGCATCGAGATCATCGCCGAGGGGGTCGAGACCGTCGCGGAACACGCGTGGCTGCGGAGCGAGGGCATCGAGCTGTTCCAGGGGATGCTCTTCGCCGGGCCCGCTTTCGAGGAACTGCCCGCGGCCTTTCATCTCCCGGGGAAGCAGGCCCCTGGCCCCGGACCCTGCCGGTAG
- a CDS encoding MBL fold metallo-hydrolase → MNIDPILECLTVGVLQANCWIVGCPRTREAVVIDPGGEAPRILERVRSTGLKPVLVVNTHGHIDHVAANAEVAEAFGAPVAIHRDDLFFLDGEDVLGLAWLVPARPSPKPSVFLAEGTSVAVGDLRFRVLHTPGHSPGSCCLLLGAYLLSGDTLLAGSVGRTDLPGGDPQTLMDSLARKVLTLPPETRVLPGHGPETVLSDELQENPFLPGTGAPFINRP, encoded by the coding sequence ATGAATATCGATCCCATCCTGGAGTGCTTAACGGTCGGGGTTCTGCAGGCCAACTGCTGGATCGTGGGCTGCCCGCGGACCCGCGAGGCCGTGGTCATCGACCCCGGCGGGGAGGCGCCGCGGATCCTGGAAAGGGTCCGCTCCACGGGCCTGAAGCCGGTGCTCGTGGTGAACACCCACGGGCACATCGACCACGTCGCCGCCAACGCGGAGGTGGCGGAAGCCTTCGGGGCCCCGGTGGCCATCCACCGGGACGACCTCTTCTTCCTGGACGGGGAGGACGTGCTGGGCCTGGCGTGGCTGGTCCCGGCCCGGCCCAGCCCGAAGCCGTCGGTGTTTCTCGCGGAGGGAACGTCCGTGGCCGTCGGGGACCTCCGCTTCCGGGTCCTGCACACCCCGGGCCACTCCCCGGGGAGTTGCTGCCTGCTCCTGGGCGCTTACCTCCTGAGCGGGGACACCCTCCTCGCCGGAAGCGTCGGGCGGACCGACCTTCCCGGGGGCGACCCCCAAACCCTGATGGACTCCCTGGCGCGGAAGGTCCTCACCCTCCCCCCGGAGACCCGGGTCCTCCCCGGCCACGGCCCGGAGACCGTTCTCTCGGACGAACTTCAGGAAAACCCCTTCCTCCCCGGCACAGGGGCGCCTTTCATCAACCGGCCTTGA